In Massilia violaceinigra, one DNA window encodes the following:
- the groL gene encoding chaperonin GroEL (60 kDa chaperone family; promotes refolding of misfolded polypeptides especially under stressful conditions; forms two stacked rings of heptamers to form a barrel-shaped 14mer; ends can be capped by GroES; misfolded proteins enter the barrel where they are refolded when GroES binds): protein MAAKDVVFGDAARAKMVEGVNILANAVKVTLGPKGRNVVLERSFGAPTVTKDGVSVAKEIELKDKLMNMGAQMVKEVASRTSDNAGDGTTTATVLAQAIVREGMKFVAAGMNPMDLKRGIDKAVAATVEELAKISKPCTTTKEIAQVGAISANSDYSIGERIAEAMEKVGKEGVITVEDGKSLNDELDIVEGMQFDRGYLSPYFINNPDKQVAIQDSPFVLLCDKKISNIRDLLPILEQVAKAGRPLLIIAEDIEGEALATLVVNNIRGILKTCAVKAPGFGDRRKAMLEDIAVLTGGQVIAEEVGLTLEKVTLAELGQAKRVEVGKENTIIIDGAGQAEAIEARVKQVRVQIEEATSDYDREKLQERVAKLAGGVAVIKVGAATEVEMKEKKARVEDALHATRAAVEEGIVPGGGVALLRARANIKVKGDNPDQEAGIKIVLRAMEEPLRMIVQNAGEESSVVVAAVLAGTGNYGYNAANGTYGDMVEMGVLDPAKVTRSALQNAASIAGLMLTTDAMVCELAEDKPAGGMGGMGGMGGMGGMDGMM, encoded by the coding sequence ATGGCAGCTAAAGATGTAGTATTCGGCGACGCAGCGCGCGCCAAAATGGTTGAAGGCGTCAATATCCTCGCCAACGCAGTCAAAGTCACCCTGGGCCCGAAAGGCCGCAACGTGGTGCTCGAGCGCTCGTTTGGCGCGCCGACCGTCACCAAGGATGGTGTCTCGGTCGCCAAGGAAATCGAACTCAAAGACAAGCTCATGAACATGGGCGCGCAAATGGTCAAGGAAGTTGCTTCCCGTACCAGCGACAACGCCGGCGACGGCACCACCACCGCGACCGTGCTGGCACAAGCCATCGTGCGCGAAGGCATGAAGTTCGTTGCCGCCGGCATGAACCCGATGGATCTGAAGCGCGGCATCGACAAGGCAGTTGCTGCCACCGTCGAAGAGCTGGCCAAGATCTCCAAGCCATGCACCACCACCAAGGAAATCGCCCAGGTTGGCGCGATCTCCGCCAACTCGGACTACTCGATCGGCGAGCGCATCGCTGAAGCGATGGAAAAAGTCGGCAAGGAAGGCGTTATCACCGTTGAAGACGGCAAGTCCCTGAACGACGAACTCGACATCGTCGAAGGCATGCAGTTCGACCGCGGCTACCTGTCGCCGTACTTCATCAACAACCCGGACAAGCAAGTTGCCATCCAGGACAGCCCGTTCGTCCTGCTGTGCGACAAGAAGATCTCGAACATCCGCGATCTGCTGCCGATCCTGGAACAAGTCGCCAAAGCCGGCCGTCCACTGCTGATCATCGCGGAAGACATCGAAGGCGAAGCACTGGCCACCCTGGTTGTGAACAACATCCGCGGCATCCTGAAAACCTGCGCAGTCAAAGCCCCAGGCTTCGGCGACCGTCGCAAGGCCATGCTGGAAGACATCGCTGTCCTGACCGGCGGCCAGGTGATCGCTGAAGAAGTCGGCCTGACCCTGGAAAAGGTCACCCTGGCAGAACTCGGCCAAGCCAAGCGCGTTGAAGTGGGCAAGGAAAACACCATCATCATCGACGGTGCCGGCCAGGCAGAAGCGATCGAAGCGCGCGTCAAGCAAGTGCGCGTTCAGATCGAAGAAGCAACGTCGGACTACGACCGTGAAAAACTGCAAGAGCGCGTTGCCAAGCTGGCAGGCGGCGTTGCAGTGATCAAGGTTGGCGCAGCCACCGAAGTCGAAATGAAAGAAAAGAAAGCACGCGTTGAAGATGCACTGCACGCAACCCGCGCTGCCGTGGAAGAAGGCATCGTTCCTGGCGGCGGCGTTGCCCTGCTGCGCGCTCGTGCCAACATCAAGGTCAAAGGCGACAATCCTGACCAGGAAGCCGGCATCAAGATCGTCCTGCGCGCCATGGAAGAGCCACTGCGCATGATCGTTCAAAACGCTGGCGAAGAATCGTCGGTGGTTGTTGCAGCAGTGTTGGCCGGCACCGGCAACTACGGCTACAACGCAGCGAACGGCACCTACGGCGACATGGTCGAAATGGGTGTTCTGGATCCAGCAAAAGTCACCCGTTCGGCACTGCAAAACGCAGCCTCGATCGCTGGCCTGATGCTGACCACCGACGCCATGGTATGCGAACTGGCTGAAGACAAGCCAGCTGGCGGCATGGGCGGCATGGGTGGTATGGGCGGCATGGGTGGCATGGACGGCATGATGTAA
- the groES gene encoding co-chaperone GroES gives MNLRPLHDRVIVKRLDQETKTASGLIIPDAAAEKPDQGEILAVGNGKVQDDGKVRALEVKVGDRVLFGKYSGQTVKVDGEELLVMREEDIMAVLVK, from the coding sequence ATGAACCTTCGCCCATTGCACGATCGCGTTATCGTCAAGCGTCTCGACCAGGAAACCAAAACTGCGTCCGGCCTCATCATTCCTGACGCAGCTGCTGAAAAACCGGATCAAGGCGAAATCTTGGCTGTCGGCAACGGTAAAGTCCAGGATGACGGCAAAGTACGCGCGCTGGAAGTGAAAGTCGGCGACCGCGTCCTGTTCGGCAAATACTCCGGCCAAACCGTCAAAGTCGACGGCGAAGAGCTGCTGGTGATGCGTGAAGAAGACATCATGGCCGTCCTGGTCAAGTGA
- a CDS encoding cell division protein ZapB, with protein MTDFHSHPYSYGMISEFDELSEKIDRLAALTLSLRSENAQLRQTNAELRQSNMALCAENEECVGRMHEVQRRLEALLSQMPDPNAPPAPLVQHDEVAQ; from the coding sequence TTGACGGACTTTCATTCACACCCCTATAGTTACGGGATGATTTCTGAATTCGACGAACTATCCGAAAAAATTGACCGGCTTGCCGCGTTGACCCTCTCACTTCGCAGCGAGAACGCGCAGCTGCGCCAGACCAATGCCGAACTGCGCCAGTCGAATATGGCGCTGTGCGCCGAAAACGAGGAATGCGTGGGACGCATGCATGAAGTGCAGCGCCGGCTTGAAGCCTTGCTCTCGCAAATGCCCGATCCGAATGCGCCGCCTGCACCGCTTGTACAGCATGATGAGGTTGCACAATGA
- a CDS encoding cell division protein ZapA, with the protein MTELNVTIMGSSYRLMCKEGEERTLLEAVSYLDGKMCGLRDSGKVKGNDRIAVMAALSVAAEFLSVKTPQGPLSEMSILEVKQKLGDMHTVLDNALTPQENLF; encoded by the coding sequence ATGACCGAGCTCAATGTCACGATCATGGGAAGCTCCTACCGCCTCATGTGCAAGGAAGGCGAGGAACGCACCTTGCTGGAAGCGGTGAGCTATCTCGACGGCAAAATGTGCGGCTTGCGCGATTCGGGCAAGGTCAAGGGAAATGATCGCATCGCCGTCATGGCCGCGCTCAGCGTGGCCGCCGAATTCCTGTCGGTGAAAACCCCGCAAGGACCGCTTTCCGAAATGTCGATTTTGGAAGTCAAGCAGAAACTCGGCGACATGCACACGGTCCTCGATAACGCCCTGACCCCCCAAGAAAATCTGTTCTGA
- a CDS encoding EVE domain-containing protein has translation MAYWLMKSEPDEVSIDDVLAAPDRTVAWFGVRNYQARNFMRDAMREGDLVLFYHSSCAEPGIAGIVEVCSNAYPDATQFDPASPYYDPKATREQPRWISVDVRAVRKTALLSLKELRTIPELAGMRLLAKGSRLSVMPVEPHEWHAIDALLGR, from the coding sequence ATGGCTTATTGGTTGATGAAGTCCGAACCGGACGAAGTGAGTATCGACGACGTGCTGGCCGCGCCGGATCGCACGGTGGCCTGGTTCGGCGTGCGTAATTACCAGGCGCGTAATTTCATGCGCGACGCCATGCGCGAAGGCGACCTGGTGCTGTTCTACCATTCCAGCTGCGCCGAGCCGGGCATCGCCGGCATCGTCGAGGTGTGCTCGAACGCTTATCCGGACGCCACCCAGTTCGACCCCGCCAGTCCGTATTACGACCCCAAGGCCACCCGCGAACAGCCGCGCTGGATCAGCGTCGACGTGCGCGCCGTGCGCAAGACCGCGCTGCTGAGCCTGAAAGAGCTGCGCACCATTCCCGAGCTGGCCGGCATGCGCCTGCTGGCCAAGGGCAGCCGCCTGTCGGTCATGCCGGTCGAGCCGCACGAATGGCATGCCATCGACGCCTTGCTGGGCCGCTAG
- a CDS encoding sulfite exporter TauE/SafE family protein, with translation MDWSLILILLAMGAAGGFAAGLLGIGGGMVLVPFITMIYTAQHFPPEAVVHMAIATSLATIMFTSLSSVRAHHAHGAVVWPIVRMLTPGIVAGSWVGPWLGKQLNTTALALVFAAFVAFSATQMLSGKKPAGARELPQAPGMFAAGGAIGVVSGVVGAGGGFMSIPFMTWCNVKIHQAVATSAALGFPIALSGTLSNIWFGWDQPGLPPYSLGYIYLPALAVIAAASVLAAPLGARAAHRMPVQTLKRIFAFILYALAGYMLWKAFH, from the coding sequence ATGGACTGGAGCCTGATTCTGATCCTTCTGGCCATGGGCGCCGCCGGCGGCTTCGCGGCCGGCTTGCTGGGCATCGGCGGCGGCATGGTGCTGGTGCCCTTCATCACCATGATCTACACCGCCCAGCATTTCCCGCCCGAGGCGGTGGTGCACATGGCGATCGCCACCTCGCTGGCCACCATCATGTTCACCTCGCTGTCATCGGTGCGCGCGCATCACGCGCATGGCGCGGTGGTGTGGCCGATCGTGCGCATGCTCACGCCCGGCATCGTGGCCGGCTCCTGGGTCGGGCCGTGGCTGGGCAAGCAGCTCAACACCACCGCGCTGGCGCTGGTGTTCGCCGCGTTCGTGGCGTTTTCGGCCACGCAGATGCTGAGCGGGAAGAAGCCGGCCGGCGCGCGCGAGCTGCCGCAGGCGCCAGGCATGTTCGCGGCGGGCGGCGCGATCGGCGTGGTGTCGGGCGTGGTGGGGGCGGGCGGCGGTTTCATGTCGATTCCGTTCATGACCTGGTGTAACGTCAAGATTCATCAGGCCGTGGCCACCAGCGCCGCGCTGGGCTTTCCGATTGCGCTCTCGGGCACCTTGTCGAACATCTGGTTCGGCTGGGACCAGCCTGGCTTGCCGCCGTATTCGCTCGGCTACATCTACCTGCCCGCGCTGGCCGTCATCGCCGCCGCCAGCGTGCTGGCCGCGCCGCTCGGGGCGCGCGCCGCGCACCGCATGCCGGTACAGACGTTAAAGCGCATCTTCGCCTTTATTTTGTATGCGCTGGCCGGCTATATGCTGTGGAAGGCGTTTCACTGA
- the lgt gene encoding prolipoprotein diacylglyceryl transferase: MLTHPMPDPVAFSLGPLHVHWYGLMYVLAFAMFLALGRVRIKQAHIAARGWKKEDLDDMLFYGMLGVIIGGRLGEVFFYQPARFMADPVAIFKVWEGGMSFHGGFLGVLVAMALWARKARRNLLDVYDFIAPLVPLGYAAGRMGNFINAELPGRVADASLPWAMLWPGVQGPRHPSPLYQMIVDGLVVFVLLWMYARKERPRLAVGAMFTLLYGCARFFTEYFRVPDWQISVAGLPVTSGQMLSLPMIIGGVAMLVWAYRSGAVSETPSTAYSRPAHTK; this comes from the coding sequence ATGCTGACCCACCCGATGCCTGACCCCGTCGCCTTTTCGCTCGGCCCGCTGCACGTGCACTGGTACGGGCTGATGTACGTGCTGGCGTTCGCCATGTTCCTCGCGCTCGGACGCGTGCGCATCAAGCAAGCGCATATCGCCGCGCGTGGCTGGAAAAAAGAAGACCTGGACGACATGCTGTTCTACGGCATGCTCGGGGTGATCATCGGCGGGCGCCTGGGCGAAGTGTTCTTTTACCAGCCGGCCCGCTTCATGGCCGATCCGGTGGCCATCTTCAAGGTCTGGGAGGGCGGCATGTCCTTCCACGGCGGTTTTCTCGGCGTGCTGGTGGCCATGGCGCTGTGGGCGCGCAAGGCAAGGCGCAACCTGCTGGACGTCTACGATTTCATCGCGCCGCTGGTCCCGCTCGGCTACGCGGCCGGGCGCATGGGCAACTTCATCAACGCCGAACTGCCGGGCCGCGTGGCCGACGCCAGCCTGCCGTGGGCCATGCTGTGGCCGGGCGTGCAGGGGCCGCGCCATCCGTCGCCGCTGTACCAGATGATCGTCGACGGGCTGGTGGTGTTCGTGCTGCTGTGGATGTATGCGCGCAAGGAACGCCCGCGGCTGGCCGTGGGCGCCATGTTTACGCTGCTGTACGGCTGCGCGCGCTTCTTCACGGAATATTTCCGCGTACCGGACTGGCAGATCAGCGTGGCCGGCTTGCCGGTCACGTCGGGACAGATGCTGTCGCTGCCGATGATCATCGGCGGCGTGGCCATGCTGGTCTGGGCCTACCGCAGCGGTGCGGTCAGTGAAACGCCTTCCACAGCATATAGCCGGCCAGCGCATACAAAATAA
- a CDS encoding LysR family transcriptional regulator: MNLELRQLRYFVAVAEELHFGKAALRLHMTQPPLSQTIQGLEDLLGAPLFARSRRAVELTPAGQALLPEARRILAASAFLPTLVRRAAGGEAGRLSLAFVSSADYSVLPPFLRSYRAAFPQVQIALQEATSDVQIDDLLHGRIDAGLLIPPLPDKARLELDYLKVLTEPLIAALPAGTSGAAGDAPVALAALPPLPLIIFPRPIAPALHDAILGCFRAAGITPEIGQEAIQMQTIVSLVSAGMGMALVPQSVSNLMRPGVEYRALREPTPQVETGLAWRRDAVSPVLQGFLDLLRKNTDADPPDA; this comes from the coding sequence ATGAACCTGGAACTGCGCCAGTTGCGCTATTTTGTCGCCGTCGCTGAAGAACTTCACTTCGGCAAGGCCGCGCTGCGCCTGCACATGACTCAGCCGCCGCTGTCGCAAACCATCCAGGGCCTCGAAGACTTGCTGGGCGCGCCGCTGTTCGCGCGCAGCCGGCGCGCGGTCGAACTGACCCCGGCCGGCCAGGCCCTGCTGCCCGAAGCGCGCCGCATCCTGGCCGCCAGCGCGTTTCTCCCCACCCTGGTGCGGCGCGCGGCCGGCGGCGAGGCGGGCCGCCTGTCGCTGGCGTTTGTGTCCTCGGCCGATTACAGCGTGCTGCCGCCCTTCCTGCGCAGCTACCGCGCGGCGTTTCCGCAGGTCCAGATCGCGCTGCAGGAAGCCACCTCGGACGTGCAGATCGACGACTTGCTGCACGGGCGCATCGACGCCGGCCTCCTGATTCCGCCGCTGCCGGACAAGGCGCGCCTGGAACTCGATTACCTCAAGGTGTTGACCGAGCCGCTGATCGCCGCCCTGCCGGCCGGCACCAGCGGGGCCGCCGGGGATGCGCCGGTAGCGCTGGCGGCCTTGCCGCCGCTGCCGCTGATTATCTTTCCGCGCCCCATCGCCCCGGCCCTGCACGATGCGATCCTGGGGTGCTTTCGCGCGGCCGGCATCACGCCCGAGATCGGGCAGGAAGCGATCCAGATGCAGACCATCGTCAGTCTGGTGTCGGCCGGCATGGGGATGGCACTTGTGCCACAATCGGTGTCCAATCTGATGCGGCCCGGCGTAGAATACCGGGCCCTGCGCGAACCGACGCCGCAGGTGGAAACCGGGCTGGCCTGGCGGCGCGACGCCGTCTCGCCGGTCTTGCAGGGTTTTTTGGATTTACTGAGGAAAAATACTGATGCTGACCCACCCGATGCCTGA
- the ilvD gene encoding dihydroxy-acid dehydratase translates to MSDQPRYNRRSRNITEGVSRSPNRSMYYAMGYETEDFDKPMIGIANGHSTITPCNSGLQKLADIAIATVKAAGANPQVFGTPTISDGMSMGTEGMKYSLISREVIADCIETCVNGQWMDGVVVIGGCDKNMPGGMIALARTNVPGIYVYGGTIKPGNWKGKDLTIVSAFEAVGEFTAGRMSKEDFDGIERNACPSAGSCGGMYTANTMSSSFEALGMGLLYSSTMANPDDEKVGSAAESARVLVEAVKKDLKPRDIITRKSIENAVSLIMATGGSTNAVLHYLAIAHAAEVEWTIDDFERVRQKVPVICNLKPSGQYVATDLHKAGGVPQVLKLLLDAGLLHGDCITITGRTIAEELAEIPSVPDPKQDVIRTIDKALYQQGHLAILKGNLSPEGCVAKITGLKNPVITGPARVFNDEYSAMDAILADGIKAGDVLVMRYLGPKGGPGMPEMLAPTAALIGKGLGESVGLITDGRFSGGTWGMVVGHVAPEAFDGGTIALVEEGDSVTIDAHQQLIQLNVSDEEIARRRANWVKPAPRYTRGVLAKFAALASSASKGAVTG, encoded by the coding sequence ATGTCAGACCAGCCACGCTATAACCGTCGTTCCCGCAACATCACCGAAGGCGTCTCGCGCAGCCCGAACCGCTCGATGTACTACGCCATGGGCTATGAAACCGAGGATTTCGACAAGCCGATGATCGGCATCGCCAACGGCCACTCGACCATCACGCCATGCAACTCGGGCCTGCAAAAGCTGGCCGACATTGCGATTGCCACCGTCAAGGCCGCCGGCGCCAATCCGCAGGTGTTCGGCACCCCGACCATCTCGGACGGTATGTCGATGGGCACCGAAGGCATGAAATATTCGCTGATCTCGCGCGAAGTGATCGCCGATTGCATCGAAACGTGCGTGAACGGCCAGTGGATGGATGGCGTGGTCGTGATCGGCGGCTGCGATAAGAACATGCCGGGCGGGATGATCGCCCTGGCGCGCACCAATGTGCCGGGCATTTACGTGTACGGCGGCACCATCAAGCCGGGCAACTGGAAGGGCAAGGATCTGACCATCGTCTCAGCGTTCGAGGCGGTGGGCGAATTCACGGCCGGGCGCATGTCGAAGGAAGACTTCGACGGCATCGAGCGCAACGCCTGCCCGTCGGCCGGTTCCTGCGGCGGCATGTACACGGCCAACACCATGTCGTCCTCGTTCGAGGCGCTGGGGATGGGCTTGCTGTACTCGTCGACCATGGCCAATCCGGACGACGAAAAGGTCGGCTCGGCCGCCGAATCGGCGCGCGTGCTGGTCGAAGCGGTGAAAAAGGATTTGAAACCGCGCGACATCATCACCCGCAAATCGATCGAGAACGCGGTTTCGCTGATCATGGCGACGGGCGGATCGACCAACGCGGTGCTGCACTACCTGGCGATTGCCCATGCGGCCGAGGTCGAGTGGACCATCGACGACTTCGAGCGCGTGCGCCAGAAAGTGCCGGTCATCTGCAACCTCAAGCCGTCCGGACAGTACGTGGCGACCGACCTGCACAAGGCGGGCGGCGTGCCGCAAGTGCTCAAGCTGCTGCTCGACGCCGGCTTGCTGCATGGCGACTGCATCACCATCACCGGCCGCACGATTGCCGAGGAACTGGCCGAGATCCCGTCGGTACCGGACCCGAAGCAGGATGTTATCCGCACCATCGACAAGGCGCTGTACCAGCAGGGGCACCTGGCCATCCTCAAGGGCAATCTGTCGCCGGAAGGCTGCGTTGCCAAGATTACCGGGCTGAAGAATCCGGTGATCACCGGTCCTGCGCGCGTGTTCAACGACGAGTATTCGGCCATGGATGCGATCCTGGCGGACGGCATCAAGGCCGGCGACGTGCTGGTGATGCGCTACCTGGGGCCGAAGGGTGGTCCGGGCATGCCGGAAATGCTGGCGCCGACCGCTGCGCTGATCGGCAAGGGGCTCGGTGAATCGGTGGGCTTGATTACCGACGGGCGTTTCTCGGGCGGCACCTGGGGCATGGTGGTGGGCCACGTGGCGCCGGAAGCGTTCGATGGCGGCACGATTGCGTTGGTGGAAGAGGGCGATTCGGTGACGATCGATGCGCACCAGCAGCTGATTCAGCTGAACGTGAGCGATGAAGAGATTGCGCGCCGCCGTGCTAACTGGGTCAAGCCGGCGCCGCGGTATACCCGTGGTGTATTGGCCAAGTTTGCGGCGCTGGCGTCGTCGGCCAGCAAAGGTGCTGTCACGGGCTGA
- a CDS encoding TIGR04438 family Trp-rich protein yields the protein MPLILLIAALVGLRYFEVWRFAELSWWWVIGLMFVAFIWFEFVEKIFGLDKKKAHNVDEARRKARVKEAFEKANKK from the coding sequence ATGCCACTGATACTATTAATTGCAGCGCTTGTGGGCCTGCGCTATTTCGAAGTCTGGCGTTTTGCCGAGTTGTCGTGGTGGTGGGTGATTGGTTTGATGTTCGTGGCCTTCATCTGGTTCGAGTTCGTCGAAAAGATTTTCGGACTGGACAAGAAAAAAGCGCACAACGTCGATGAGGCACGGCGCAAGGCGCGTGTGAAGGAAGCGTTTGAGAAGGCGAATAAGAAGTAG
- a CDS encoding c-type cytochrome — MKRSLMLFTVLSALASSSAMANADLAKAKNCMACHAVANKLVGPAYKDVAAKYAGQKDAENKLTAKVLKGGAGAWGAVPMPANPQVSDAEARTLVKWILAQK, encoded by the coding sequence ATGAAACGGTCCCTGATGTTGTTCACGGTGTTGTCGGCGCTGGCCTCGTCGAGCGCCATGGCAAACGCCGATTTGGCAAAAGCAAAAAATTGCATGGCTTGCCACGCTGTCGCGAACAAGCTGGTCGGACCTGCCTACAAGGACGTTGCGGCAAAGTATGCCGGCCAGAAGGATGCTGAAAACAAGCTGACCGCCAAAGTCCTCAAGGGCGGCGCCGGCGCCTGGGGCGCGGTACCGATGCCAGCCAATCCGCAAGTGAGCGATGCTGAAGCCCGCACCCTGGTCAAATGGATCCTGGCACAGAAATAA
- a CDS encoding branched-chain amino acid ABC transporter substrate-binding protein: MQFTTKLIPLAIAMAFAASASAQDVVRIGHVGPISGASAHLGKDNENGAKMAVEELNAKGFMINGKKVKLELVLEDDGADPKQGTAVAQKLVDAKVQGVIGHLNSGTTVPASRIYHNAGIPQISPSSTIPEYTKQGFKSAFRVVANDNKLGGTLGRYAVDTLKVSSIAVIDDRSAYGQGVATEFLKGAKAKNPAIKVVGKEFTSATATDFTAILTSLKNKKPDLIFFGGMDAVGGPMLKQMKALGINAKFMGGDGICTESLVRLAGDGVGEGNVTCAEAGGVTGEQEKSLADFVARYKKRFPNESVQLYSPYVYDAVMVMAAAMQNAKSADPVKYLPELQKIKHQGVTGLIQFDDKGDIKDGALTMFTFKGGKKTKMSVVK; this comes from the coding sequence ATGCAGTTCACGACCAAACTCATTCCACTCGCAATCGCCATGGCATTTGCCGCCAGCGCCAGCGCCCAGGACGTCGTCAGGATCGGCCACGTCGGTCCGATCTCGGGCGCCAGCGCGCACTTGGGCAAGGATAACGAGAACGGCGCCAAGATGGCCGTGGAAGAATTGAACGCCAAGGGCTTCATGATCAACGGCAAGAAGGTCAAGCTGGAACTGGTGCTGGAAGATGACGGCGCCGATCCCAAGCAGGGCACTGCCGTGGCGCAGAAGCTGGTCGATGCCAAGGTACAGGGCGTGATCGGCCACCTCAATTCGGGCACCACCGTGCCGGCCTCGCGGATTTACCATAACGCGGGCATTCCCCAGATTTCCCCTTCCTCCACGATTCCCGAGTACACCAAGCAAGGCTTCAAGTCGGCCTTCCGCGTGGTGGCCAACGACAACAAGCTTGGCGGCACCCTGGGCCGCTACGCGGTCGACACCCTGAAAGTGAGCAGTATTGCCGTCATCGATGACCGCTCGGCCTACGGCCAGGGCGTGGCCACCGAGTTCCTCAAGGGCGCCAAGGCAAAAAATCCGGCGATCAAGGTCGTGGGCAAGGAATTTACCAGCGCCACCGCGACCGACTTCACCGCCATCCTGACCTCGCTCAAAAACAAGAAGCCGGACCTGATCTTCTTCGGCGGCATGGATGCGGTCGGCGGCCCGATGCTCAAGCAAATGAAGGCACTCGGCATCAACGCCAAATTCATGGGCGGCGACGGGATTTGCACCGAATCGCTGGTGCGCCTGGCCGGTGATGGCGTGGGCGAAGGCAATGTCACCTGCGCCGAAGCAGGCGGCGTGACTGGCGAGCAGGAAAAATCGCTGGCGGACTTTGTGGCACGCTACAAAAAACGCTTCCCCAACGAGTCCGTCCAGCTGTACTCGCCATATGTGTACGACGCGGTGATGGTCATGGCGGCGGCAATGCAAAACGCCAAGTCGGCCGACCCGGTCAAGTACTTGCCTGAACTGCAGAAGATCAAGCATCAGGGCGTGACCGGCCTGATTCAGTTCGACGACAAGGGCGACATCAAGGATGGCGCGCTGACCATGTTCACCTTCAAAGGTGGCAAGAAGACCAAAATGTCGGTCGTCAAGTAA
- a CDS encoding DNA polymerase III subunit chi: MTRIDFHTNIPDKLSYACRLARKAYASRAKVVLLAEDAAQAQALDEALWTLSETDFLPHVMAGDPLAAHTPIIITDRDDAELPHYDMLVNLTRATPAQLGRFQRVFEIISTDDSDAAAGRKRYVAYKQQSYPLTHFVAGQS; the protein is encoded by the coding sequence ATGACGCGCATCGATTTCCATACCAACATCCCGGACAAGCTGAGCTACGCCTGCCGGCTGGCGCGCAAAGCCTATGCCAGCCGTGCGAAGGTGGTGCTGCTGGCCGAGGATGCGGCGCAGGCGCAAGCGCTGGACGAGGCCCTGTGGACCTTGTCGGAAACCGATTTCCTGCCGCACGTGATGGCCGGCGACCCGCTGGCCGCGCACACGCCCATCATCATCACCGACAGGGACGATGCCGAGCTGCCCCATTACGACATGCTGGTGAACCTGACGCGGGCCACGCCGGCCCAGCTCGGGCGATTCCAGCGCGTGTTCGAGATCATTTCCACCGATGACAGCGACGCCGCCGCCGGGCGCAAGCGCTACGTCGCCTACAAGCAGCAATCCTATCCACTGACTCACTTCGTCGCAGGCCAGTCATGA
- a CDS encoding glutaredoxin family protein gives MTVTKKMTGTMMALLLCAGGASAQQMYKWVDASGKVTFSDQPPPANTKPVEIKAGVGGAASVPLPYALAQAVRSQPVVLYTRSKCDFCDQARTFLKERGIPFAEKTVQTQSDEAKLKEAGSDGRLPFIKIGRAKSTGFEAGAWNTMLTEASYPEKKILPATYQYPKPTSAAPPEPVVPKVDEKAKAAQDAERAPPQEKTSPPGFVF, from the coding sequence ATGACAGTAACAAAAAAGATGACTGGCACGATGATGGCGCTGCTGCTGTGCGCGGGCGGCGCCAGTGCACAGCAGATGTACAAATGGGTCGATGCCTCGGGCAAGGTCACGTTCAGCGACCAGCCGCCGCCGGCCAACACCAAGCCGGTGGAAATCAAGGCCGGCGTCGGCGGCGCGGCCAGCGTGCCCCTGCCGTATGCGCTGGCGCAGGCCGTGCGCTCGCAGCCGGTGGTGCTCTACACGCGCTCCAAGTGCGATTTTTGCGACCAGGCCCGTACCTTCCTGAAGGAGCGCGGCATTCCGTTTGCCGAGAAAACGGTGCAAACCCAGTCCGATGAAGCCAAGCTCAAGGAAGCCGGTAGCGATGGCCGCCTGCCTTTCATCAAGATCGGCCGCGCCAAATCGACCGGTTTTGAAGCGGGCGCATGGAATACCATGCTGACCGAAGCGTCCTACCCGGAAAAGAAAATCCTGCCGGCAACGTACCAGTACCCGAAACCGACCTCCGCCGCGCCACCGGAGCCGGTGGTGCCGAAAGTCGATGAAAAGGCCAAGGCTGCCCAGGATGCCGAACGCGCGCCGCCGCAGGAAAAGACATCCCCGCCCGGCTTCGTGTTCTGA